One genomic window of Actinoplanes lobatus includes the following:
- a CDS encoding response regulator transcription factor, translated as MALVLVADDDADIRDLVTFKLEGLGLETIAVEDGEAALAAIRERRPPVAILDIAMPGLSGIDVCRMVRADPAIADTLVLLLTARVQEQDVERGFAVGADDYVTKPFSPRELVSRVQTLLSRTRA; from the coding sequence ATGGCACTGGTTCTGGTGGCGGACGACGACGCGGACATCCGTGATCTGGTCACCTTCAAGCTCGAAGGGCTCGGCCTGGAGACGATCGCCGTCGAGGACGGCGAGGCGGCTCTGGCGGCGATCCGCGAGCGACGCCCCCCGGTCGCGATCCTCGACATCGCCATGCCCGGCCTGTCCGGCATCGACGTGTGCCGGATGGTCCGCGCGGATCCCGCGATCGCGGACACCCTGGTGCTGTTGCTGACCGCCCGGGTGCAGGAACAGGATGTCGAACGCGGCTTCGCGGTCGGCGCCGACGACTACGTCACCAAGCCGTTCAGCCCACGCGAGCTGGTGTCCCGCGTGCAGACCCTGTTGAGCAGGACACGGGCGTGA
- a CDS encoding helix-turn-helix domain-containing protein, producing the protein MLDVLGLGSEAESVYRLLLAHPRWGVRDLVEHLAADEDTVRGALDQLFDLALLCPSAEREGELRAVSPTVGLQSLLARQQADVEHRLRRIAAGQAAVAAILAEYSDRAAAEEAPEAERVIGPDAIQSRLEELAQTLREELLSIVPSVPSVAAAETARRHNAELVARGITIRTTLRDSARRDPVAAEYAKSLTDVGAEVRTAPLLPPRMLIFDRAIAIVPIDPGHTAQGVLQLSGLGVVASLVTLHEQVWRTAVPLGAVARDSDGITPIQRELLQLLAQGHTDSSAATRLGLSERTCRRAMAELMERLGARSRFEAGLLAAREGWI; encoded by the coding sequence ATGCTTGATGTGCTGGGCCTGGGTAGCGAAGCCGAGTCGGTCTACCGCCTTCTGCTGGCCCACCCGCGATGGGGGGTCCGTGACCTCGTCGAGCATCTGGCCGCCGACGAGGACACCGTCCGCGGGGCACTCGACCAGCTCTTCGATCTGGCGCTGCTGTGCCCCTCCGCGGAACGCGAGGGCGAGCTGCGGGCGGTCAGCCCCACCGTCGGCCTCCAGTCGCTGCTGGCCCGCCAGCAGGCCGACGTCGAGCACCGCCTCCGGCGGATCGCCGCGGGGCAGGCCGCGGTGGCCGCGATCCTCGCCGAGTACAGCGACCGGGCCGCCGCCGAGGAGGCGCCCGAGGCGGAGCGCGTGATCGGGCCGGACGCGATCCAGAGCCGGCTGGAGGAGCTGGCCCAGACGCTGCGGGAGGAACTGCTCAGCATCGTGCCGTCGGTGCCGTCGGTGGCGGCCGCCGAGACGGCCCGGCGGCACAACGCCGAGCTGGTGGCCCGCGGGATCACCATCCGGACGACGTTGCGGGACTCGGCCCGCCGGGATCCGGTCGCCGCCGAGTACGCGAAGTCCCTGACCGACGTCGGCGCCGAGGTGCGTACCGCGCCGCTGCTCCCGCCGCGCATGCTGATCTTCGACCGGGCGATCGCGATCGTCCCCATCGACCCCGGCCACACCGCACAGGGCGTCCTGCAGCTCTCCGGCCTGGGCGTGGTGGCCTCGCTGGTCACCCTGCACGAGCAGGTGTGGCGGACCGCCGTCCCGCTCGGCGCCGTCGCGCGCGACAGCGACGGCATCACGCCGATCCAGCGTGAGCTGCTGCAACTGCTCGCCCAGGGGCACACCGACAGTTCCGCGGCCACCCGTCTCGGCCTGTCCGAGCGCACCTGCCGCCGGGCCATGGCGGAGCTGATGGAGCGGCTCGGCGCGCGTAGCCGCTTCGAGGCCGGCCTGCTGGCCGCCCGCGAGGGCTGGATCTAG
- a CDS encoding APC family permease, which produces MAQNALAERQWSVGQLTQMYVSSVLGAGILVVPGISVQEAGWAAPLVWVVLAGICVCIAQMFARISMEFPRVSGITDVIGSGMGSANAAIAQGLLLVVYAVGNPAMAIATAHYLEALTDRLPPVPVTAMALMLLSLALAGLSDRAIARIQDVSIKIALVALGVSIVLAVPGMDLANLGRQGSTSVAGVLTAAGVAFYAYLGWENVSLLGGSVRDPRHTFPRAIRRAVPLVALTYLAATVAYAALPPGGPTALVPALTAGLPAPLRLVLLASSAVAIIAATNAWVLGATRLYVHAVRGRTSESRAKIVLACAYAGTLALFGAGIVTHSDLLAWTSALFMSVYALCSAALARLQRRWSVQAVVVLLSSLVILGSRGIAGLLFVCVLVVVVLATGKVRK; this is translated from the coding sequence ATGGCTCAGAACGCTCTGGCCGAGCGGCAGTGGTCGGTCGGTCAACTGACACAGATGTACGTTTCCAGCGTCCTCGGCGCGGGAATCCTGGTGGTGCCGGGAATCTCCGTCCAGGAGGCCGGCTGGGCCGCCCCGCTCGTGTGGGTCGTGCTCGCCGGGATCTGCGTCTGTATCGCCCAGATGTTCGCCCGCATCTCGATGGAGTTCCCCCGGGTCTCCGGCATCACCGACGTCATCGGCTCCGGCATGGGCTCCGCGAACGCCGCCATCGCGCAGGGTCTGCTGTTGGTGGTCTACGCGGTCGGGAACCCGGCCATGGCCATCGCCACCGCCCACTACCTGGAGGCGCTGACGGACCGGCTGCCCCCGGTGCCGGTCACCGCCATGGCGCTGATGCTGCTGTCCCTGGCACTGGCCGGGCTCAGTGACCGGGCCATCGCCCGGATCCAGGACGTCAGCATCAAGATCGCGCTGGTCGCCCTGGGGGTCAGCATCGTCCTCGCCGTGCCCGGCATGGACCTGGCCAACCTCGGCCGGCAGGGCTCCACGTCGGTGGCCGGTGTGCTGACCGCCGCGGGCGTCGCCTTCTACGCCTACCTGGGCTGGGAGAACGTCTCCCTGCTGGGCGGCTCGGTGCGGGACCCGCGGCACACCTTCCCCCGGGCGATCCGGCGCGCCGTACCGCTGGTCGCCCTGACCTACCTGGCCGCCACCGTCGCCTACGCGGCCCTGCCGCCCGGCGGGCCCACCGCGCTGGTGCCCGCCCTGACCGCCGGTCTGCCGGCGCCTCTGCGCCTGGTCCTGCTGGCCTCGTCCGCCGTCGCGATCATCGCGGCGACCAACGCGTGGGTGCTCGGCGCCACCCGGCTGTACGTGCACGCCGTCCGGGGCCGGACCTCCGAGTCGCGCGCCAAGATCGTGCTGGCTTGCGCGTACGCCGGCACGCTGGCCCTCTTCGGCGCCGGGATCGTCACCCACTCCGACCTCCTCGCCTGGACATCGGCGCTGTTCATGTCCGTCTACGCGCTGTGCAGCGCCGCCCTCGCGCGGTTGCAGCGGAGGTGGAGCGTCCAGGCCGTCGTCGTCCTGCTCAGCAGCCTGGTGATCCTCGGATCGCGGGGCATCGCGGGACTGCTCTTCGTCTGTGTCCTCGTCGTGGTGGTCCTGGCCACCGGAAAGGTACGGAAATGA
- a CDS encoding cupin domain-containing protein has product MTALRHMATLSEESADGEFGTRCQRVFPLNLIDDETLGAMGCWLEPGRQTEPDQHDQREMVFVTGGRGTLVSGAESTPLRAGDVVFIEKNHEHVVHCTDEPLTWFSVYWPLKETR; this is encoded by the coding sequence ATGACCGCCCTGCGCCATATGGCCACGCTGTCCGAGGAATCGGCGGACGGCGAGTTCGGAACCCGGTGCCAGCGGGTCTTCCCCCTGAACCTCATCGACGACGAGACGCTCGGCGCGATGGGCTGCTGGCTGGAGCCCGGCCGGCAGACCGAGCCGGACCAGCACGACCAGCGCGAGATGGTGTTCGTCACCGGCGGCCGCGGGACCCTCGTCTCGGGCGCCGAGTCCACCCCGCTGCGCGCCGGCGACGTCGTCTTCATCGAGAAGAACCACGAGCACGTCGTGCACTGCACCGACGAGCCGCTCACCTGGTTCTCCGTCTACTGGCCCCTGAAGGAGACCCGATGA